The Procambarus clarkii isolate CNS0578487 chromosome 12, FALCON_Pclarkii_2.0, whole genome shotgun sequence DNA window gactccatacacagtttcaagtgtagatatgatagagcccaataggctcaggaacctgtacacctgttgattgacggttgagaggcgggaccaaagagccagagctcaactggtGAGTACCTAAATTAAATTTTTAGAGAGTAAATTGTCCAAATTTCTTCGCAAATGAAGAAGATAAGAAATATATAGAGAGGAGTgatggtagaatcattgatcttaGCCATTGTGTCACATACACACATGTCTTCAAGAATGATGCTTCCAAAATCTATTAACACCCTTTGATCTGATACATCAAAGGCTCCACATCTTATTTTCATATGTGGCTTTTTTGCATTAAAAATTTTGCATATATTTTgcattttgcatatatatatatatatatatatatatatatatatatatatatatatatatatatatatatatatatatatatatatatatatatatatatatgtcgtacctagtagccagaactcactttttggcctactattcaaggcccgatttgcctaataagccaagttttcctgaattaatatattttctctaatttttttcttatgaaatgataaatcaacccatttcattatgtatgaggtcaattttttttattggagttaaaattaacgtagatatatgaccgaacctaaccaaccctacctaacctaacctaacctatctttataggttaggtttggttaggtagccgaaaaagttaggttaggttaggttaggtaggttaggtagtcgaaaaacaattaattcatgaaaacttggcttattaggaaaatcgggccttgcatagtaggctgagaagtgcgttctggctactaggtacgacatatatatatatttatatatatatatatatatatatatatatatatatatatatatatatatatatatatatatatatatatacatatatatatatatatatatatatatatatatatatatatatatatatatatatatatatatatatatatatatatatatatatatatatatcagaggttatcttgagatgatttcggagcataGCGTCCCtggggcccggtcgtcgaccaggcctcctttttgttacacatccccaggaagcagcccgtgacagctgactaactcccaggtacctatttactgctaggtgaacaggcgcatccggGTGATAGAAACTATGCttaatttgtctctgcctccacctgggatcgaacccggaacctccggACTaccaatccgaagcgctgtccactcagctgtcagacgctCTATCTGCGTGTGTGTGAAAGATATCAAAAGAGCCTCGAACCCGTGCCCGCCCCTCAGGTGCTCCACAATCCAGCATCCACATGTCTCCAGCTGATAAGAGATTCGCCAATCCTCGCCCCTGATCTCCGCCAATCCCGCCTGTGTGAGTGAAGACTTTGAATGCGGCCCCCGCCACCAATCCCTCTGTCAAGATATAAACATCGTTCGTCTAGCCAGTTGTGGTATGCCTCAGTGGCTGCGAGAGAGAGATGTATGGCGGGTAGACACAGGCGGATGGATCACgctacactcctccaatattgtggtTCCCTCGTTCCTTTAAGGGTTTGGGTCGTTCCTTTAGGGGTTTCTGTCGTTCCTTTAAGGGTTTGGGTCGTTCCTTTAAGGGTTTGGGTCGTTCCTTTAAGGGATTGGATCGTTCCTTTAGGGGTTTGGATCGTTCCTTTAGGGGTTTGGGTCGTTCCTTTAAGGGTTTGGGTCGTTCCTTTAAGGGTTTGGGTCGTTCCTTTAAGGGTTTGGGTCGTTCCTTTAAGGGATTGGATCGTTCCTTTAGGGGTTTGGATCGTTCCTTTAGGGGTTTGGGTCGTTCCTTTAAGGGTTTGGGTCGTTCCTTTAAGGGTTTGGGTCGTTCCTTTAAGGGTTTGGGTCGTTCCTTTAAGGGATTGGATCGTTCCTTTAGGGGTTTGGGTCGTTCCTTTAAGGGATTGGATCGTTCCTTTAGGGGTTTGGGTCGTTCCTTTAGGGGTTTGGGTCGTTCCTTTAAGGGATTGGATCGTTCCTTTAGGGGTTTGGGTCGTTCCTTTAAGGGTTTGGGTCGTTCCTTTAAGGGTTTGGGTCGTTCCTTTAAGGGATTGGATCGTTCCTTTAAGGGTTTGGGTCGTTCCTTTAAGGGTTTGGGTCGTTCCTTTAAGGGATTGGATCGTTCCTTTAGGGGTTTGGGTCGTTCCTTTAAGGGTTTGGGTCGTTCCTTTAAGGGATTGGATCGTTCCTTTAGGGGTTTGGGTCGTTCCTTTAAGGGTTTGGGTCGTTCCTTTAAGGGTTTGGGTCGTTCCTTTAAGGAATTGGGTCGTTCCTTTAAGGGTTTGGGTCGTTCCTTTAAGGGTTTGGGTCGTTCCTTTAAGGGTTTGGGTCGTTCCTTTAAGGGTTTGGGTCGTTCCTTTAAGGGTTTGGGTCGTTCCTTTAAGGGTTTGGGTCGTTCCTTTAAGGGTTTGGGTCGTTCCTTTAAGGGTTTGGGTCGTTCCTTTAAGGGTTTGGGTCGTTCCTTTAAGGGTTTGGATCGTTCCTTTAAGGGTTTGGGTCGTTCCTTTAAGGGTTTGGGTCGTTCCTTTAAGGGTTTGGGTCGTTCCTTTAGGGGTTTGGGTCGTTCCTTTAAGGAACTGGGTCGTTCCTTTAAGGGTTTGGGTCGTTCCTTTAAGGGTTTGGGTCGTTCCTTTAAGGGTTTGGGTCGTTCCTTTAGGGGTTTGGGTCGTTCCTTTAAGGAATTGGGTCGTTCCTTTAAGGGTTTGGGTCGTTCCTTTAAGGGTTTGGGTCGTTCCTTTAAGGGTTTGGGTCGTTCCTTTAAGGGTTTGGGTCGTTCTTTTAAGGAATTGGGTCGTTCCTTTAAGGGTTTGGGTCGTTCCTTTAAGGGTTTGGGTCGTTCCTTTAAGGGTTTGGGTCGTTCCTTTAAGGGTTTGGGTCGTTCCTTTAAGGGTTTGGGTCGTTCTTTTAAGGAATTGGGTCGTTCCTTTAAGGGTTTGGGTCGTTCCTTTAAGGGTTTGGGTCGTTCCTTTAAGGGTTTGGGTCGTTCCTTTAGGGGTTTGGGTCGTTCCTTTAGGGGTCGTTTGATGGTAATGATACTAGGTGATTGGGTTGTATGAGTGCTCCCCAACAGTCGTGGAATATGCAGTCGAccctttcttttctctctctctctctctctctctctctctctctctctgtctctctctctctctctctctctctctctctctctctctctctctctctctctctctctctctctgtctctctctctctctgtctctctctctctctctctctctgtctgtctctctctctctctctctctctctctctctctctctctctctctctctgtctctctctctctctctctctctctctctctctctctctctgtctctctctctctctctctctctctctctctctctctctctctctctctctctctctctctctctctctctctctgtctctctctctctctctgtctctctctctctctctctctctctctctctctctctctctctctctctctgtctctctctctctctctctctctctctctctctctctctctctctctctctctgtctctctctctctctctctctctctctctctctctctctctctctctctctctctctctgtctctctctctctctctgtctctctctctctctctctctctctctctctctctctctctctctctctctctctctctctctctctctctctctctctctctctcactctcaccactCAACAATTTATCAAGGATCAAGCTGTATGACATTGAACTCTCACTCTCCAGTTCTAAATTTTTAGAACAAATTCTTGTTGTAAACTGACTTCCCTATTCTTTAATCCTTTTgtgccaagctctctttctaccttttgtaccaagctctctttctacctttcgtaccaagctctctttctaccttttgtaccaagctctctttctaccttttgtaccaagctctctttctacctttcgtaccaagctctctttctaccttttgtaccaagctctctttctaccttttgtaccaagctctctttctacctttcgtgccaagctctctttctacctttcgtaccaagctctctttctaccttctgtaccaagctctctttctacctttcgtaccaagctctctttctacctttcgtaccaagctctctttctacctttcgtaccaagctctctttctacctttcgtaccaagctctctttctacctttcgtaccaagctctctttctacctttcgtaccaagctctctttctaccttttgtaccaagctctctttctacctttcgtaccaagctctctttctaccttttgtaccaagctctctttctaccttttgtaccaagctctctttctacctttcgtaccaagctctctttctaccttttgtaccaagctctctttctaccttttgtaccaagctctctttctacctttcgtgccaagctctctttctaccttttgtaccaagctctctttctaccttttgtaccaagctctctttctaccttttgtaccaagctctctttctaccttttgtaccaagctctctttctaccttttgtaccaagctctctttctaccttttgtaccaagctctctttctaccttttgtgccaagctctctttctaccttttgtgccaagctctctttctaccttttgtgccaagctctctttctaccttttgtgccaagctctctttctaccttttgtgccaagctctctttctaccttttgtaccaagctctctttctaccttttgtgccaagctctctttctaccttttgtaccaagctctctttctaccttttgtaccaagctctctttctaccttttgtgccaagctctctttctaccttttgtgccaagctctctttctaccttttgtgccaagctctctttctaccttttgtgccaagctctctttctaccttttgtgccaagctctctttctaccttttgtgccaagctctctttctaccttttgtgccaagctctctttctaccttttgtgccaagctctctttctaccttttgtgccaagctctctttctaccttttgtgccaagctctctttctaccttttgtgccaagctctctttctgtgggaaaaacctgctgggattgatataagaggagactaccagggacttgtactgaactaaattaaaaatttactgtctgcaaattaattcaactaaaatctctagctagggttgtaaatcctagatcctcttttcctaatgacaaactgtgggctgtaagggacaggtggggtgaatgacttagttgatagaagttccaatccacctgtagacagggatctcacatcagcttgtattttatacaaggataagatttgataaattcagttgtatgactgaacactggctctgtttaaatcagggatttaaacatacatag harbors:
- the LOC138364213 gene encoding neurofilament heavy polypeptide-like, with translation MSYSLILDKFIITIKRPLKERPKPLKERPKPLKERPKPLKERPKPLKERPNSLKERPKPLKERPKPLKERPKPLKERPKPLKERPKPLKERPNSLKERPKPLKERPKPLKERPKPLKERPKPLKERPNSLKERPKPLKERPKPLKERPKPLKERPKPLKERPSSLKERPKPLKERPKPLKERPKPLKERPKPLKERSKPLKERPKPLKERPKPLKERPKPLKERPKPLKERPKPLKERPKPLKERPKPLKERPKPLKERPKPLKERPNSLKERPKPLKERPKPLKERPKPLKERSNPLKERPKPLKERPKPLKERSNPLKERPKPLKERPKPLKERSNPLKERPKPLKERPKPLKERPKPLKERSNPLKERPKPLKERPKPLKERSNPLKERPKPLKERSNPLKERPKPLKERPKPLKERPKPLKERPKPLKERSKPLKERSNPLKERPKPLKERPKPLKERPKPLKERPKPLKERSKPLKERSNPLKERPKPLKERPKPLKERQKPLKERPKPLKERGNHNIGGV